The following coding sequences lie in one Prevotella nigrescens genomic window:
- a CDS encoding AAA family ATPase, translating into MAEAIDIRELNIRIEQKSGFVTNLVTGMNQVIVGQQHLIDSLLIGLLSDGHILLEGVPGLAKTLAIKTLSQLISAKYSRIQFTPDLLPADVVGTQIYSQKEEKFLVKKGPVFANFVLADEINRAPAKVQSALLEAMQEHQVTIGDETFSLPNPFMVMATQNPIEQEGTYVLPEAQVDRFMLKVVIDYPTIDEEKRIIRENLSEHLPTAPALISADEIMEARGVVREVYIDEKIEQYIADIVFATRYPERYGLGSLKQMITFGGSPRASINLAKAARAYAFIKRRGYVVPEDVRAVAHDVLRHRIGLSYEAEASNTTPEGIVSDIINNIQVP; encoded by the coding sequence ATGGCAGAAGCTATAGACATTCGCGAACTAAACATACGGATAGAACAGAAGAGCGGGTTCGTAACAAACCTTGTTACCGGCATGAACCAGGTCATTGTAGGGCAGCAACACCTTATAGACTCGTTGCTGATTGGTTTGCTCAGCGATGGGCATATCCTGCTCGAAGGCGTGCCCGGGCTGGCAAAGACGCTCGCTATAAAGACCCTTTCGCAGCTTATAAGTGCAAAATACAGTCGCATACAGTTTACTCCCGACCTTCTTCCAGCCGATGTAGTGGGAACACAAATATATTCGCAGAAAGAAGAAAAGTTCCTGGTCAAGAAAGGACCGGTGTTTGCAAACTTCGTCCTGGCGGACGAAATTAACCGTGCACCGGCTAAGGTTCAGAGTGCATTGCTCGAGGCAATGCAAGAGCATCAGGTAACCATTGGCGACGAAACCTTCAGTCTGCCCAACCCATTTATGGTGATGGCAACGCAAAACCCCATAGAGCAGGAAGGCACATACGTGCTTCCGGAAGCTCAGGTAGACCGTTTCATGCTGAAAGTGGTGATAGATTACCCTACGATAGACGAGGAAAAGCGCATTATCCGCGAAAATCTTAGCGAGCATCTGCCCACTGCCCCGGCACTGATATCGGCAGACGAGATAATGGAAGCCCGAGGCGTGGTGCGCGAAGTGTATATCGACGAGAAGATAGAACAATACATTGCCGACATCGTTTTCGCCACCCGCTATCCCGAACGCTACGGACTGGGCAGCCTGAAACAAATGATAACCTTCGGCGGAAGTCCCCGTGCCAGCATCAATCTGGCAAAGGCAGCACGTGCATACGCATTCATAAAGCGCCGCGGATACGTGGTTCCTGAAGACGTGCGCGCCGTGGCTCACGACGTCTTGCGCCACCGCATC